The stretch of DNA TGCAGAAACAGCTGAAGGAGACACAGAGGTCGTTCCAGCAGAGGatccagcagagagagaaagatcttCAGCAGCTGAGAGAGGCTGTGGAGTCTCATAAGGTGAGTCTGGAGAAGAAGAGAAGTTTGAGAAGTCTCAGTCAGGACTCACTGAAGCCACTGTGTGATTGTGATGTGTGTCCTAACAGAGCTCTGCACAGACAGCAGTGGAGGACAGTGAGAGGATCTTCACTGAGCTCTTCCGCTCCATTGAAAGAAGCCGCTCTGAGGCCACACAGCggatcagagatcaggaaaagactgcagtgagtcgagctgaaggacgactggagcgactggagcaggagatcaatgatctgaggaggagagacgctgagctggagcagctttcacacacacaggatcACATCCATTTCCTGCAGGTAACAGAGATCTAGAAGAACAGGATCTGATCATCTTCTTTTAAAAGAGACACCCTTACAAATGCAGTTCAGCTCTGGAAATCTCCTAGGAAAACACTTTCTTCTGGAAGTCACGAGTAAACAGTATCTAAATCCAAACTcatttcacaagttcacacttacaattAATTAGAATAGGGGTCTTCAAAGTTTTTCAGGGCAAGGACCCCTTAGGTGATAAAGACATGGAGCAGGTACCCCATATACAAAATGTGTCAGAGCTACATATTAAGCATATAACCTTTGATATTAATAGAAACTAACCATATTATGATTTAGAATAAGTTATATTATGTTAAGACAGTAGATCAGACCACATTATTGTTGTTGCACATGCATCACTGTCTGTCTAAtactttttattgttaaaattgaGATTTATGCATCATAACAAGCAAACATTGTCACGGATGAAGAAGGCAGACAAATGCAGATTCATGAATATAAATGGTTTAATCCAACAAGCAGGCAGAAGCGCAACAGTGTgctacaaacacaaacaataacCGACAAGGACTGAACTAAACAGGGAGAATATATACACAGGAGGAAATGAGGGAACTAAACGGGAACAGCTGGCGACGGAACCATGGTTAGTGGTGTAGGAACCGGCGGAACAGAGTGGTTGACGGACCGTGGCGACATCGCAGACCTGGAAGACAGGAACTGAGCGGCTGACTCACGGGACTGAGGCGATTAAGTTTTTAACGGATGACTGGGGTGACGATGTGGTGAGGGAGGCCGACAGGGAGGTCAGAGGAAGGGAGGAGTCCAGTGATGCCAAAGGGGTGCAGGGTGAGGGTGCAGCCCAAATCCTGGAAGTCAGTGGCTGTAGCTGGGCGTTGACCGCCAAAGGCCAACCTGGAGTGTCGAGCGATCCCAGCGGAGCTTCCAGGCAGGCGGACCGTGGAGGTGATGAAGGAGTGGTGGGTTGAGGTGATGGCGACGGGCTGACAGGTTGAGGTGGAGGTGTGGGCCTGGAGGCCCAAGGTGCAGCCGGGGACTCGGCCTCTAGCCGAGCTGGTGGTAGGGAAGCCCGAGGCAAGGAGGATGAGCCACACGGAGTGAGCGGCGGGGACAGAGCCGAGGAGCTTGACGACACCGGTGGTACCAACGGATCCAGGGGGTTGGTCGTGACCAGTGATGGAGATGGGATCAGGAAGACAGGCAGGGATACAGGCTGAAGGTGATGTCCAGACAGGACCGGAGCATCCAGATAACCAGACGGGACTGGCGAAGATGAGGAGGATTCAAGGGTGGGGACTCAGGTGGGCGCCTCGGGCTTGCTGGCTGTGAGGGAGAGGCTGCCATTCCAGAGCATCCAGGCCAGATAACTCAGATATGGCCTGCATTCAGGGAGGAGGAGAAACCGCAATACTGGTGAGTCCATATTTTTCTTACCTCATTTTGAGTGGTCGGTTGTTCTGTCACGGGTGAAGAAGGAAGACGAATGCAGATTCACTAATATAAATGGTTTTATCCAACAAGCAGGAAGAAGCGCAACAGTGTgctacaaacacaaacaataacCGTCAGGGACTGAATTAAACAGGGAAAATATATACACAGGAGGAAATGAGGGAGCTAAACGGGAACAGCTGGGCAAGGATTAACATAAATcaaacaccatagcaactgaTAAGAACATGACAGAAAACAGAACACACATGACATTAGCTCCCCCTCCAGAATGTGCGACCTTGCACCGTAACTGAAACAGGTACACAAAAAAAGAGGGTGGAGGCTTTGGTGGAGGGCGTGGAGCTGGAGACGGACTGAACCCTGAAGACGTTGGCCACAGGCACCATGGTGGCGCTGAAGGAGGGAGGATCCAGGGTGGAGCCTTGACTGACATGCTGGGCGGGAACCGGGAGCCGATCGCGGAACCATGGTGAGAGGTGGAGGAACCGGCAGAACAGAGTGGTTGACGGACCGTGGCAACATCGCAGACCTGGAAGACGGGAGCTGAGCGGCTGACTCACAGGACTGAGGTGATAACATTTTTAACAGATGACCGGGGTGACGATGTGGTGAGGGAGGCTGACAGGGAGGTCAGAGGAAGGGAGGAGTCCAGTGATGCCAAAGGGGTGCAGGGTGAGGGTGCAGCCCAAATCCCGGAAGTCTGTGGCTGTAGCTGGGTGTCGACTGCCGAAGGCTGACCTGGAGTGTCGAGCGATCCCAGCGAAGCTTCCGGGCAAGTGGACCACGGAGGTGATGAAGGAGTGGTGGGTTGAGGTGAAGGTGACAGGCTGACAGGTTGAGGTGGAGGTGTGGGCCTGGAGGCCCGAGGTGCAGCCGGGGACTCGGCAGAGCTGAGGAGCTTGATGACATCGGTGGTACCAATGGATCCAGGGGGCTGGTCGTGACCAGTGATGGAGATGGGATCAGGAAGACAGGCAGGGTTACAGGCTGAAGGTGATGTCCGGACAGGACCGGAGCATCCAGATAACCGGACGGGACCGGCGAAGACGAGGAGGATTCGAGGGTGGGGACTCAGGTGGGCGCCTCGGGCTCGCTGGCTGTGAGGGAGAGGCTGCCATTCCGGAGCATCCAGGCCAGATAACCCAGATATGGCCTGCTTTCAGGGAGGAGGAGAAACCGCAATACTGGTGAGTccatatttttcttattttgttttgagTGGTCAGTTGTTCTGTCACAGATGAAGAGGGCAGACGAATGCAGATTCACaaatcttttcacactgaggacaactgagggactcaaacacaactattaaaaaaggtgcAAAGATTCATTGATGCTCCTGGAAACACAATGAATTAAGAATTGGAGATGAAAACTTTTGATGTAGATGTCACCTCCAAAACTTTCCAGCCATCAGTCCTCTTagcagcatgaaaaaaaaataatttttatttaaccgATTATAGCTATTATAGCCTCAAAGAGCACTCACTTTACAATCACTAAAAAGCTGTCACTCATTTTAGTTCGCGATCTCACAAAGTTTCATTAAAATCTCACACTTCACAATCTACACACACCGCATAATGAATCTCTTACTTATATTGTGCCTTTGTTAATGAGAAGATTCACGAGAGTATTGTTTCTTCAGTTTCAATAATGCTACAGTAGCCTATTATTTTTTCAGCAAAACTTCGTGCTGTTATAAGCTAAATTAGTCCAAGTCCAAgcatatattaatttattgttttgtaATACTACTTCACATTCTacgtaaattaaattaatgaaaacaaaaatatcacatattaatgccttttcATCACACAAATATGAATTTAGCAAACTTTCCCCTATAATTCTGTCAATAAACAAAGATTTTAATGACATTCCCAGCATGTTTTAAACTTTTTAGAGTCCATTTTATGCAATGTAATTCAGCTAAGATGGTGATTGATGCATTTGATCAGGATAATGAAATgattaatacaaatatttaatgtgGGTGTCACAGTACTGCTGTGTAGAACCCACTCACAAAGGCACAAGAAACAAGAGTCCGAAGATAAACTTAAATCCACAAATGAAGATGTAAATAATCACGAGAAGATAATAGCAGACCAACTTAACACGACAAACACCAGACAAAGGACTGACAGAAACAGAAGGCTTAAGTACACAGAGACTATTGAGTTAATGACAAGACACCTCTGAACTAAAACTCAAATCAATCTGATACTATGACAACTAAAGAGTGGCAGGAAAACTGAACAAAGGAAGACATGTGACAACATGTACAAATAAACCAAACATGTGACAGTGGGATAGATGTTGGTATATTAATGACCTCAAGATTTTATTTCAAAACATGAATtaatcactttcatgttttctgaacaaatgtttttttttttttaaacttgcattattttgctgttttaaacatatatttatatatattattttttatatataatttcaaatCACACtaaatatttgaatttattattGCAGTCtttctaataaaaaaatcatgtattTCTTATGCTAATATTGAGTACTCAGTATGTACTTAATTGAGTACTTAATATGTACTTAGCATGTGTTGAATGTTTGCTAAAGTAGTGTGTGATTGTTACCGTGGTTAGGGGGGCTTTGAGGCACTCATTGGGTGCCCCATCAGCTGGTGGGGCCCAATACAAGCACCTAGAAATGGCCCTGAATGTCAACTGATGTGCCTGATctcttacatttacatttatgttatTGGCAGATGTTTTGTCATCCAAGGGTTTTACTAGTGTAACGTTGGGAGTCGTGACGACAAGGGGTAGGTCCAAACGCAGGCTTTATTAGAATGACTGTAGTTgtacaggcaagggtcaaacaccagcaaacagaAACATAAGGGCAAGGCAGAAGAGTAATCCAAGTCACAGGCAATGGTCAAAACAGGCAGCAAACGATCATCAAACAAGGGAGAAACAGTCCAGGGTCAAAAACAAGGCAAGGCTAGGAACTAAGAACAAGAATTAACACAGAAATCATACGACTAAACAATACTcagccctgtgtgtgtgtgtctgggtgCAGCTTATAAAGGGTCCACTGATGGGAAACAGGTGCGAGTGTGTGATTGGTTCCTAAATAGGgaattatgggaaatgtagtccagagtGATGTACGACTGTGTGTGCAATGAAATGGTGAACCGGCGACCTCTGGTGGGGAGTAGCAGGAACCAGCAGGCGCCGGATACGTAACAACTAGAAAgttaggtaacactttaatttacggtccagttctcactattaaatAGTTGCTTAttatcatgcatattactaggatattggttGTTTATTCATATGTATAaatcacatattaatgccttattctgcatgaccatattctacatccctacCCAATatttaatcctacccaataccttaACTACCTGctaactattaataagtagTCATTAGgtgtttattgaggcaaaagtcatactTAATAGTTAGTTACTAAtaagaattggaccctaatctaaagtgtgtgACCGAAAGTTCACATATAGCAAATGCTAGAACTTATAGCTCTAACATGATATAATGAATATGAGAAGAATGAAGCTGATGCTGTGAAAGTGCTGGATTGAGGAGAGTTACTAAAGATCAACAAGAGCTGCTCAAATCTGACAGTAGTGCAGGTTATTGGCTGAAGTGTGGAGGTGATGAtctttgatttctgttttctgtagagTTTCCAGTCTCTCTCAGCTCCTCCTGAATCTACAGATGTAAATGACAATCCCTTCAGTGTTCTCTCCTCTTTTGATGGCGTGAGGAAATCTGTCCATCAGCTGAGAGACAAACTGGAGGCTTTCTGCAAAGAGGAGCTCAAGAAGATCTCTGACAGAGGTAAAGTTCATGTATGTCATCATGTTAGAAATGTCTTAGGAATGGATGCAGGGATCATTTTCTCTTGACATGATAATCACACTTTTCATGTCTGTTGATTTCCACAGTCACTTTCACCAACATGTCACTTTCACCACCAACTGTTCCCAGGACCAGGAAGGACTTCTTACAATGTAAGTCACTAAGGAAACAAGCAGAAAAACTCaaagtgtgttcatgtttttcctgtagaaggagaaagaaaacatgacagaagagTTTTATAGTTGATCATGTAAATTATGATTTGCACAGGATATCTGGAAAACTGTACTGAGACACTGATGATATATTGAACATGAAGagttcagaaacattaaaagatCAGAAAAAGTCATAATTCCTGATTGCAATGTGTTTTACctccatcagattcccatcagctcactctggatctgaacacagtgAATAAACACCTCCATCTGTCTGAGAGGAACAGGGTGATTACTGTCATTCTCACAGAGCAgccgtatcctgatcatccagacagatttgatggATATAATCAGCAagtgttgtgtagagagagtgtgtgtagacgctgttactgggagattgagtggagtGGTGACGTGtatatatcagtgtcatataagagcatcagcaggaagggaTCGGGTAAAGAGTGTGTGTTTGGATctaatgatcagtcctggagtttgaTCTGCTCTTCCTCTAGATATGCATTAAGACAAAATCAGATAGAGACTAAACTCCCAGTAAAGCCCATCAGCCGTCgaataggagtgtatgtggatcacagtgcgGGAACTCTGTCTTTCCACAGCGTCTCTGGGGACACAATGagcctcatccacacagtccacACCAAATTCACCCAGACACTCTATCCTGGGTTTAGGGTTTATAATGGATCATCAGTAAAACTGTGTTGATGTCACATGCATGTTCTGCTTTTCCCTTTGTGTCTGCCTGAGTTCTAGGTTATGAGTCAGTTAATCATTGCAACCAGCTGTGACATTTAATGAATCGGAATAGATTTTAGATCAGCGGTATTCAAATGGAGGGCCATGGGACATAATTGCGGCATTTTACCATTTCTACAGATACAAGTGATCAGTGCGTCAAAACAACGGAGTAGTTTACACCACAAGTGTTCAGGGTCGTTTATGATCTTTCAACGCTACATCCTCTTGTATTTTTATCTAGAGCTAAATGCGCTTCATTCAAGCCCTTTCCACTCTGTGCACGCTGCTTCTCTGTTCTCTATCCCGCTAAACACATTAAACACATTAACAGCTGCAGATGATGTGGTTATTTTAACAACCAGAGACAGTCCTGCCGCCAGCAGCTCTCAATTGCCGATGTCATAATTTCGCTCTGCAGGAGACAAACAATGTGAGAAATAAGCACTTGGATGTAATGTATTATCTTGAGTGGATATTTGAGAAAGAACTGCTACAACACCAACGTCTGATACATCAACCTCCACCACGAACTGCAGAGCAGAGTCAAGTGTAAAAAAATTAGAGCAGAAGTAAACCTGCATTTGAGTTCATCAAAAGCACTCTGAGCTGCCACAGTCCAGACAAATTTAGCCTTGGTGTGGAGGTCAAGGCAGGGGCCGCCACCTGACTGAAGTTCCTGATGAATCGCTGATATAAATTGGCAAAACCCAGGAACTGTTGTAAACTCTTTCTGGAGTCAGGCACCTACCAGTTAGAGACGGCCCTCGCCTCCGCAGGGTCCATGCGAATCCCCTCCACCGAAATAATGGAACCCAAGAACGAGACCGAATGGGCATGGAAAGTACACTTCTCAGACAAACAACTGATTCTCCTTCAGCCACTGGAGCACTCGTCTGACGTACCGGATGTGCACCAGGAAGGAGGGagagaattttaaaatataatccaGGTACACAAAAACTAATTTATTCATCATATCTCTCAGCATGTCATTAATGATTGCTTGGAAGATGGCTGGGGCATTGAACAGGCTGAACAGTAAAACcaaatattcaaagtgccctgTGGGAAGGATAAAGACCGTCTTCCACTTAACTCCCTCCTTAATCCGAACAAGATGGTAAGCATTGTGCAGATCCAACTTTGTGAAGAATCTCGCCTCCTGCAAGAGTTAGAAGGCTGAAGAAATAAGAGGCAGGCGGTACCTGCTCTTAACTGTTATGTCATTCAGCCCCCAATAATCTATACAGGGACACAAAGAGCCATCCTTTTTCTTCGCAAAGAAGAACCCTGCACCCACCATGGAATGTTCTGTAGGATGTAAAGGTTCTATTCGCCAGAATTCCCAACTACTGACGAGTGCTGGCTTTTACTGGACAGGATGCAGTCAGATGACCATGGCCACCACAATAAAGACAGAGACCCTCAGACAAGCATTGTTGTTTTCCCTTCGCAAAAAATGCATTCTGCCAACAATGTTTCAAGTACCTGGGAACTGGAAGGAGAATCAACACAGGAGGAGAACCCAACAACGTAACTCCATTCTGGAATCGAGACGAATAGCAATGTCAATAAGATCATCCAGATGTTCTGGGGGATCATAGGCATAAATCTTATCTTTAAATGTCATCAACGAGCCCATCCAGGTACCGCTCTGCCAGTGCCTCGGTATTACACTGACTGGTGGCTGCGAGAGTTCTAAATTCAATAGCAT from Chanodichthys erythropterus isolate Z2021 chromosome 8, ASM2448905v1, whole genome shotgun sequence encodes:
- the LOC137024664 gene encoding tripartite motif-containing protein 16-like; protein product: MAEARISVDQNEFLCPVCLDLLKDPVTTSCGHSYCKSCITDCWDQEDQKRVYSCPQCRQTFSPRPALAKNTMLAEVVEKLKKTKLPADCYAGAGDVQCDVCTGRKHKAIKSCLVCLESYCQTHFDRHEEFHSRKPHKVTDATGRLQEMICQKHDKILEVFCRTDQKCICVLCTMDEHKNHNTVSAAAQRTEKQKQLKETQRSFQQRIQQREKDLQQLREAVESHKSSAQTAVEDSERIFTELFRSIERSRSEATQRIRDQEKTAVSRAEGRLERLEQEINDLRRRDAELEQLSHTQDHIHFLQSFQSLSAPPESTDVNDNPFSVLSSFDGVRKSVHQLRDKLEAFCKEELKKISDRVTFTNMSLSPPTVPRTRKDFLQYSHQLTLDLNTVNKHLHLSERNRVITVILTEQPYPDHPDRFDGYNQQVLCRESVCRRCYWEIEWSGDVYISVSYKSISRKGSGKECVFGSNDQSWSLICSSSRYALRQNQIETKLPVKPISRRIGVYVDHSAGTLSFHSVSGDTMSLIHTVHTKFTQTLYPGFRVYNGSSVKLC